One part of the Hydrogenobacter sp. T-2 genome encodes these proteins:
- the atpD gene encoding F0F1 ATP synthase subunit beta produces MKGRIVQVIGAVIDVEFGDKNLPPVRHGLKTKRKFIDDRGNWAEEELFLEVAQHIGESRVRCVAMGATDGLVRGQEVEYLGGPIKVPVGRATLGRIFNVVGQPIDEAGPVNAEEFWPMFREPPSLEEQSTKVEILETGIKVIDLLEPYVKGGKVGLFGGAGVGKTVLMQELIHNIAKFHKGFSVVIGVGERTREGNDLWNEMKESGVLPYTVMVYGQMNEPPGVRFRVAQTGITMAEYFRDVEGQDVLVFIDNIFRFVQAGSEVSTLLGRLPSAVGYQPTLNTDVGEVQERITSTKKGSLTSIQAVYVPADDITDPAPYSVFAHLDATTVLARRLAELGIYPAVDPLESTSKYLAPEFVGEEHYQVASEVKRILQRYKELQEIIAILGMEELSEEDKAIVNRARRIQRFLAQPFHVAEQFTGMHGKYVKLEDNIRSFKEILTGNYDHLPEMAFYMVGTIEEVVEKAKALGAKV; encoded by the coding sequence ATGAAGGGAAGAATAGTTCAGGTTATAGGTGCGGTCATTGACGTAGAGTTTGGAGACAAGAACCTCCCACCTGTCAGGCACGGTCTCAAGACAAAAAGAAAATTCATAGACGACAGAGGCAATTGGGCGGAAGAGGAGCTCTTTCTTGAAGTAGCCCAGCACATAGGAGAAAGCAGAGTCAGGTGCGTGGCAATGGGTGCCACCGATGGTCTTGTGAGAGGTCAAGAAGTAGAATACCTCGGAGGTCCCATAAAAGTGCCAGTGGGTAGGGCGACCCTTGGTAGGATATTCAACGTGGTGGGTCAACCCATAGACGAGGCGGGACCCGTAAACGCAGAAGAATTCTGGCCCATGTTTAGAGAACCACCATCCCTTGAGGAGCAATCCACAAAAGTAGAAATACTTGAAACGGGTATAAAGGTTATAGACCTTCTTGAGCCCTATGTGAAGGGTGGAAAGGTAGGACTCTTTGGTGGTGCGGGAGTTGGCAAGACGGTTCTCATGCAGGAGCTCATCCATAACATAGCCAAGTTCCACAAAGGCTTTTCCGTGGTCATAGGCGTTGGAGAAAGGACAAGGGAAGGAAACGACCTTTGGAACGAGATGAAAGAGTCTGGCGTTCTACCCTACACGGTCATGGTTTACGGACAGATGAACGAGCCACCGGGCGTGCGTTTCAGGGTCGCACAAACAGGTATAACCATGGCGGAATACTTTAGGGACGTAGAAGGTCAAGACGTCCTCGTTTTCATAGACAACATCTTTAGGTTCGTCCAAGCGGGTTCTGAGGTTTCTACGCTTCTTGGAAGGCTACCTTCTGCGGTTGGATACCAGCCCACACTAAACACGGACGTGGGTGAAGTCCAAGAGAGGATAACCTCCACCAAGAAGGGTTCTCTTACCTCCATACAAGCTGTCTATGTGCCTGCGGACGACATAACAGACCCAGCACCCTATTCGGTCTTTGCCCACCTTGATGCTACTACAGTGCTTGCCAGAAGACTTGCTGAGCTTGGTATATACCCGGCGGTTGACCCACTTGAATCCACTTCCAAGTATCTGGCTCCTGAGTTCGTAGGAGAGGAGCATTATCAAGTAGCTTCCGAAGTCAAAAGGATACTCCAAAGATACAAGGAGCTTCAGGAGATAATAGCCATACTGGGTATGGAAGAGCTCTCTGAAGAGGACAAGGCTATAGTCAACAGGGCAAGAAGAATTCAAAGGTTCTTGGCACAACCCTTCCACGTGGCGGAGCAGTTCACGGGTATGCATGGTAAATATGTAAAGCTTGAGGACAACATTAGGAGCTTTAAGGAGATACTCACTGGCAACTACGACCACCTTCCTGAAATGGCATTCTATATGGTGGGAACCATAGAGGAGGTGGTGGAGAAAGCCAAGGCTCTGGGAGCTAAGGTTTGA
- the rph gene encoding ribonuclease PH, which yields MRSDGRKAGELRPVRIIRDYLRHPEGSVLVEFGNTKVICTVSIQDSVPPFLKGKGQGWITAEYSMLPRATQTRNIRESVQGRIGGRTHEIQRMIGRAMRTALDLTKVGERTFWIDCDVIQADGGTRTASITGAFVALVDAVIKLYNDGVLTSTPIKDFVAAVSVGIVNNQILLDLNFEEDSSAEVDMNVVATGSGRISEIQALGEEHSFTKEDFDKMLSLGLEGIKQLIELQKAFFEVQGGIFRKKGVREARL from the coding sequence TTGAGGTCTGATGGAAGAAAGGCAGGAGAGCTCAGACCCGTAAGAATAATTAGGGACTACCTTAGGCATCCTGAGGGTTCTGTCCTTGTGGAGTTTGGAAATACCAAGGTTATATGCACTGTCTCCATTCAGGACAGTGTCCCTCCCTTTCTAAAGGGCAAAGGGCAGGGTTGGATAACCGCAGAGTACTCCATGCTTCCAAGAGCTACCCAAACCAGAAACATAAGGGAATCCGTTCAAGGTAGAATAGGTGGCAGAACTCACGAAATACAGAGGATGATAGGGCGGGCTATGAGAACCGCCCTTGACCTTACCAAGGTAGGTGAGAGGACCTTTTGGATAGACTGTGATGTAATACAGGCGGATGGTGGAACGAGGACTGCTTCCATAACTGGAGCTTTTGTAGCACTCGTGGATGCAGTTATAAAGCTATACAACGACGGAGTTTTAACCTCCACACCCATAAAGGATTTCGTAGCGGCGGTGAGCGTTGGAATAGTAAACAACCAGATACTTCTTGACCTTAACTTTGAAGAGGACTCCTCTGCGGAAGTGGACATGAACGTGGTAGCAACAGGCTCAGGCAGGATATCGGAGATACAAGCCTTGGGCGAGGAGCATTCCTTTACAAAAGAAGACTTTGACAAGATGCTGTCTCTTGGGCTTGAGGGTATAAAACAGCTTATAGAGCTCCAAAAAGCCTTTTTTGAAGTGCAGGGAGGGATATTTAGGAAAAAAGGTGTAAGGGAAGCCCGTCTTTGA
- a CDS encoding CCE_0567 family metalloprotein: MVRLELNNTCIGACKEEGVDIETQREKCHSEEEIYRNMSLEELKEEVKRLRMAAVNTATKLHDLAEEGLPNRWQEIPTVAQEAYEVHKTYFKAKRILEERSKATSK; the protein is encoded by the coding sequence ATGGTGCGATTGGAACTTAACAATACCTGCATAGGTGCTTGTAAAGAGGAAGGTGTGGACATTGAAACCCAGAGGGAAAAATGCCATTCAGAAGAGGAGATTTATAGAAACATGAGCCTTGAAGAGTTGAAAGAGGAGGTGAAAAGACTGAGGATGGCAGCGGTGAACACTGCTACAAAACTTCATGACCTTGCGGAGGAGGGTCTTCCTAACAGATGGCAGGAGATCCCCACTGTAGCTCAGGAAGCCTACGAAGTTCACAAAACATACTTTAAAGCCAAAAGGATACTCGAAGAGAGGTCAAAAGCCACAAGCAAATAA
- a CDS encoding P-II family nitrogen regulator: MKLVRAFIRPEKEQEVVFALEGMGFPALTKMSAMGRGKQKGLKIGDVVYEELPKTLLLIAVEDKDVDKVISTITKHARTGNIGDGKIFVSPIEKAITIRTGEVEL, translated from the coding sequence ATGAAGCTTGTGAGAGCCTTTATAAGACCAGAGAAGGAACAAGAGGTGGTGTTTGCCCTTGAAGGCATGGGGTTTCCAGCCTTGACAAAGATGTCCGCCATGGGAAGAGGTAAACAAAAGGGTTTGAAGATAGGAGATGTAGTTTATGAAGAGCTTCCAAAAACACTGCTACTCATAGCGGTTGAAGACAAGGATGTGGATAAGGTAATAAGCACAATAACAAAACATGCAAGGACGGGGAATATAGGAGATGGCAAGATATTTGTAAGTCCTATTGAGAAGGCTATAACCATAAGAACTGGGGAGGTGGAACTATGA